The Kitasatospora sp. NBC_00374 genome has a segment encoding these proteins:
- a CDS encoding zinc-dependent alcohol dehydrogenase family protein: MRATVIHGPHDIRIEEVPDPRIQQPTDAVVRVVNACICGSDLWAYRGVAARQPGQRIGHEFLGVVEEVGPEVPGLRRGDLVVAPFVWSDGTCEFCREGLQTSCPHGGFWGSVGSDGGQGEAVRVPFADGTLVRLPKDAAGDEKLLPSLLALSDVMATGHHAAVSAGVRPGSTVAVVGDGAVGLCGVLAAHRLGAGRIIALGRHRARTDIARAFGATDVVAERGEAAVEVVRELTGGRGAHAVLEAVGTEESMRTAISITRDGGAVGYVGVPHGGSAGVDVGQMFDRNVRLCGGVAPARAYIPELLADVLSGAIEPGLVFDRTVGLDGVPDGYRAMDDRSALKVRIAL; the protein is encoded by the coding sequence ATGCGCGCCACCGTGATCCACGGCCCCCACGACATCCGGATCGAGGAGGTGCCCGACCCCCGGATCCAGCAGCCCACCGACGCGGTGGTGCGGGTGGTGAACGCCTGTATCTGCGGCAGCGACCTCTGGGCGTACCGGGGGGTCGCCGCCCGTCAGCCCGGCCAGCGGATCGGGCACGAGTTCCTCGGTGTGGTCGAGGAGGTCGGCCCCGAGGTGCCGGGGCTGCGCCGCGGCGACCTGGTGGTGGCGCCGTTCGTCTGGTCGGACGGCACCTGTGAGTTCTGCCGCGAGGGCCTGCAGACCTCCTGCCCGCACGGCGGCTTCTGGGGCTCGGTCGGCTCGGACGGCGGCCAGGGCGAGGCGGTCCGGGTCCCGTTCGCGGACGGCACGCTGGTCCGGCTGCCCAAGGACGCCGCGGGTGACGAGAAGCTGCTGCCGAGCCTGCTCGCGCTCTCGGACGTGATGGCCACCGGGCACCACGCGGCGGTCAGCGCCGGGGTGAGGCCGGGCTCCACGGTCGCGGTGGTCGGCGACGGCGCGGTCGGGCTGTGCGGTGTGCTGGCCGCGCACCGGCTCGGCGCCGGGCGGATCATCGCGCTCGGCAGGCACCGGGCGAGGACGGACATCGCCCGCGCGTTCGGGGCCACCGACGTGGTCGCCGAGCGCGGTGAGGCGGCCGTCGAGGTGGTCCGGGAGCTGACCGGCGGCCGGGGCGCGCACGCCGTCCTGGAGGCGGTCGGCACCGAGGAGTCGATGCGCACCGCGATCTCGATCACGCGGGACGGCGGCGCGGTCGGCTACGTCGGTGTCCCGCACGGCGGCAGCGCCGGCGTGGACGTCGGCCAGATGTTCGACCGGAACGTCCGGCTGTGCGGCGGCGTGGCCCCCGCCCGCGCGTACATCCCCGAGCTGCTGGCCGACGTGCTCTCCGGCGCGATCGAGCCCGGCCTGGTGTTCGACCGAACCGTCGGCCTGGACGGCGTGCCGGACGGCTACCGCGCGATGGACGACCGCTCGGCGCTGAAGGTCCGGATCGCGCTGTGA
- a CDS encoding DUF485 domain-containing protein: MDTPPTARPAPPDTLPSIEQSEEFRQLRGSFRGFAFPVTAGFILWYLLYVLLSSYAPGFMATKLFGHINIALALGLLQFASTFAIAAWYAAYADRRLDPAATAIREQHTREAAE; encoded by the coding sequence GTGGACACCCCGCCGACCGCCCGTCCAGCACCGCCCGACACGCTCCCGTCCATCGAACAGAGCGAGGAGTTCCGCCAGCTGCGCGGCTCCTTCCGCGGCTTCGCCTTCCCCGTCACCGCCGGCTTCATCCTCTGGTACCTGCTCTACGTCCTGCTCTCCAGCTACGCCCCCGGCTTCATGGCCACCAAGCTGTTCGGGCACATCAACATCGCCCTGGCCCTCGGCCTGCTCCAGTTCGCCAGCACCTTCGCCATCGCCGCCTGGTACGCCGCCTACGCGGACCGCCGGCTCGACCCCGCGGCCACCGCGATCCGCGAGCAGCACACCCGGGAGGCCGCCGAATGA
- a CDS encoding cation acetate symporter: protein MTTTLLAAGSATEHRGLTMTLFGVFVLATLGITVWAGRQTKDASDFYAGGRGFTGFQNGLAISGDYMSAASFLGIAGAIALYGYDGFLYSIGFLVAWLVALLLVAEPLRNSGRYTMADVLAFRMRQRPVRTAAGISTIVVSIFYLLAQMVGAGSLVALLLGVSGDSAKRWTVVAVGALMVVYVVIGGMKGTTWVQIVKAVLLIAGAGLMTVLVLAKYHFNLSSLLGAAADAGGNGSRFLEPGLKYGASDTSKLDFLSLGLALVLGTAGLPHILVRFYTVPTAKAARKSVLWAIGIIGGFYLMTLALGFGAAALVGPGVIKKSNPAGNTAAPLLAEYLGGGSGSTGGAVLLAVISAVAFATILAVVAGLTLASSASFAHDLWANVIRRGRAGEKEEIRSAKLAAVAIGAVAIVLSIFADKLNTAALVALAFAVAASANLPTLLYSLFWKRFNTVGAVSSVYAGLVSSVLLVVFSTVVSGKPTSLLPHSDFHWFPLENPGLVSIPVGFLAGWLGTLLSRESADPAKYAELEVRSLTGLGAH from the coding sequence ATGACCACCACCCTGCTGGCCGCCGGCTCCGCGACCGAGCACCGCGGCCTGACCATGACGCTGTTCGGCGTCTTCGTGCTCGCCACCCTCGGCATCACCGTCTGGGCCGGCCGCCAGACCAAGGACGCCTCCGACTTCTACGCTGGCGGCCGCGGCTTCACCGGCTTCCAGAACGGCCTGGCGATCTCCGGCGACTACATGTCGGCCGCCTCCTTCCTCGGCATCGCCGGCGCCATCGCCCTGTACGGCTACGACGGCTTCCTCTACTCGATCGGCTTCCTGGTCGCCTGGCTGGTCGCGCTGCTCCTGGTCGCCGAGCCGCTGCGCAACTCCGGCCGCTACACCATGGCCGACGTGCTGGCCTTCCGGATGCGCCAGCGCCCCGTCCGGACCGCCGCCGGCATCTCCACCATCGTGGTGTCGATCTTCTACCTGCTGGCCCAGATGGTCGGCGCGGGCTCCCTGGTGGCCCTGCTGCTCGGCGTCAGCGGCGACTCCGCCAAGCGCTGGACGGTGGTCGCCGTCGGCGCGCTGATGGTCGTCTACGTGGTGATCGGCGGCATGAAGGGCACCACCTGGGTGCAGATCGTCAAGGCCGTGCTGCTGATCGCCGGAGCCGGACTGATGACCGTCCTGGTGCTGGCCAAGTACCACTTCAACCTCTCCAGCCTGCTCGGCGCCGCCGCCGACGCCGGCGGCAACGGCTCGCGCTTCCTGGAACCAGGCCTCAAGTACGGGGCCAGCGACACCAGCAAACTCGACTTCCTCAGCCTCGGCCTCGCCCTGGTGCTCGGCACCGCCGGACTCCCGCACATCCTGGTCCGCTTCTACACCGTGCCCACCGCCAAGGCCGCGCGGAAGTCGGTGCTCTGGGCGATCGGCATCATCGGCGGCTTCTACCTGATGACGCTGGCCCTCGGCTTCGGCGCCGCCGCCCTGGTCGGGCCGGGTGTGATCAAGAAGTCGAACCCGGCCGGCAACACCGCGGCCCCGCTGCTCGCCGAGTACCTCGGCGGCGGTTCCGGCAGCACCGGTGGCGCGGTCCTGCTCGCGGTGATCTCCGCGGTGGCCTTCGCCACCATCCTGGCCGTGGTCGCCGGCCTCACCCTCGCCTCCTCGGCCTCCTTCGCCCACGACCTGTGGGCCAACGTGATCCGGCGGGGGCGGGCCGGCGAGAAGGAGGAGATCCGCTCGGCCAAGCTGGCCGCGGTCGCGATCGGCGCGGTCGCCATCGTGCTGTCGATCTTCGCCGACAAGCTGAACACCGCCGCCCTGGTCGCGCTCGCCTTCGCCGTCGCGGCCTCCGCCAACCTGCCGACCCTGCTCTACTCGCTGTTCTGGAAGCGCTTCAACACCGTCGGCGCGGTCAGCTCGGTCTACGCCGGCCTGGTCAGCTCGGTGCTGCTGGTGGTCTTCTCCACCGTCGTCTCCGGCAAGCCGACCTCACTGCTCCCGCACAGCGACTT